Sequence from the Fundulus heteroclitus isolate FHET01 chromosome 7, MU-UCD_Fhet_4.1, whole genome shotgun sequence genome:
ttttgtttatcgcTTTAGTTGGGGTCCATCCATCTTGAAAACCACCCCTCTTGGAatttgtaaaaacctttttttttttacatttctgaataaaaaaaagctattttaggcCTTTTCTTTGGCTTCTTCAATCCCCTAGGTTTGGTAATTGTTCAGACGGGCACCATCTAATGTGATAAACAGGacaaaaatgtcttaaaagTATACACAACACAGGGGGGgcaataaatctaaataaaaagtcTTCCTTACAAACTTAAACATATGCTCACTGGCTACTTTATTGCATACTCCTGTGTAATTCTTTATAAACAAATAGAGATTCAGCCTGAGACAGAGTGAAGATGTCTTCCTGCAGGTTCAATCTGAGCATCAAATAGTCTAATCTGATTATTTCATAGAATCCTtatgtactgggattttcacacaAAGACATCTCTCAGTTGTTCAGACAATGAACGGAATAAGTAGAAGTATTCAGTGAGAGGCAGTTGTGTGCAtgaaaatgccttgttgatgtcaGAGGTCAGAAGTCTGATGCTACAATTTTACAGGCTTCACAAAACTCTGGAAAATTACAGATCGGAAAACGCTGCCTGGTCAAAAGAGACATCCTTTGGGTCTTATATGCActcaaatatatttaaactCCAATTGCAAATTATTCTTGTGCTTCGAAAGCACATACAGTACTTTAACTTAACAATTTGACAGAGCTACTTTTACATTAGAGATATTTGACCAGTAGGATCTGTACTTTGACTCAAGTACTGAAACTGAGTACTCTGTCCACTACtgtattattattcttattattattcttattattcttattattattattattattattattattcttattcttattattattattattattattattattattattattagtattattattattattattattattatttattgctgtAGTGTATAACTATCTTACTTTTATTAAAATCGCTTATAACTATGACCAGTTGATGCTTAATAAATATACTtaatttctcattttattttatgctgcATATCTGAGACCTTTTCTCAGATTTTATGCTTCTATCCTCTGTCCATCTCTTGTTTGTTACACTCTGGCCATGTGAAAAGTGctctagaaataaaaacaaattaaaaagattgattaaagatattttttattttatttatttttttattctgcgtACGTGTATTTGACCACTACCCATGCTAAAGTAATTAAATAACAAGCTTATTTACCATCCGCTGGTGTTGCTTTTAGAACTGCGCGTGGAAAGAATCTTGTCCTTTACGCTTTCCGTCTGTTGTCATGGAGATTATGACGCCAGGCAGGATCATTCGGATTAGCTTTAGCCGTTGCTCTAGCGGCGCTTTGGCCGTAGACTCCACAAAACCCTGGGAGTTGTGGCAGAAAGATCATGGCGGCGTCTCTAGATGCTCTCTGGGAAGACAGAGATGTTAGATTCGACATCACGGCGCAGTGAGTTAATGTGGAAACGTCTTGGGAACATTTCCTGCAGCATAGCTGTAGCAAGCTCACTCAGAACGCCGCTAGGTGGCTaatcaaaagcaacataataataatagctcCCACAATTTAATCCTCCTCTAACAATTTTGTTCAATCATTTTTGTTACCTTTATATCAGAGTTATCTTTCTTTCTAGGTTTCAGTGTTTCTGCACTGATTTCTGTGCCTAAATAAATGATCAGTATGATATTCCTGTGCTCAGACAGATGAAAACCCGTCCGGGAGAGGTGTTGATCGACTGTCTGGACTCCATTGAAGACACGAAAGGAAATAACGGAGATCGAGGTGACTTTGCCATTCACATTATGTAATCAGTGCGTAGCTGGTGATTTCGCTGACTGAATAAAACGGGGCTCCCTTTTTCAGGGCGACTCTTGGTGACAAACCTGAGGATCATTTGGCACTCTGTGGCTCTGCCTAGAGTCAACTTGTGTGAGTTAAATGAAATAACCGAATAGGAAATGATTTCTCTGGATGTTCTCGGAGTTATAAAGTTCTGTCTTTATAATTTATAGTAAAGTAGCTGCTTTGAAAAACCGGTTTTCATGAACCCTATCCAccgtattgttatttttatacaGTGCACCATGTCAGATGTAAAATGTGATTTTCGTTTTTTATGCTCAGCTGTGGGCTACAACACCATTATTAACATCACAGCACGGACTGCGCAGTCTGTGAGTAACCCTTTCATTagagatttttgttttattatttcttgcGGTGTAATTTTATCTAAACTGAGATTTGGTTTTCTAGAGACTGAAGGGCCTCACCGAAGCTCTCTACATTTTAACAAAGTCCAACAACACAAGATTTGAGTTCATCTTTACCAATCTGGTTGTCGGAAGTCCAAGGCTCTTTACCTCGGTGATTGCTGTACACAGGTGAGCAACGCTGAGGGTCcggtgggtgggggggttatATTTTGAATCCAGCTGGTGGCTTGGTGTGAGTTTGAAATGCTATGTTTTGCTTCAGGGCTTATGAGACCTCTAAGATGTACCGGGACCTGAAGCTGAGAGCTGCTCTCATTCAAGACAAGCAGCTCAGACTCTTGCCCCGGGAGCAAGTGTATGATAAAATCAACGGGGTGTGGAATCTGTCCAGTGATCAGGTactggtgttgttgttttttcagtaaATTTGATTATTTGACAAATCTCTTTTCTTTATGTCACCATTTGAAGTGAGCACTTCTGTGTAACATGGCCGCTCTCTCATCTAGGGCAACTTGGGAACCTTCTTTATCACCAATGTTCGGATTGTGTGGCACGCTAACATAAACGAGAGCTTCAACATCAGCATGCCTTACCTCCAGATTGTAAGTTTAGCCCTCAGATGTCTTTGTCCTCCTAGGACCCAGCAGTGTATTTTCATGCACAAGAACAAGAGCCAAATTATAAACGTGTTTTACAGTGGACATCAGGGCTTCGTATCTGTTTTTGGgtccctttttttattattattattacaatgaAAGTGACTGACAggttttttacaagaaaaacagaatGAGATACCAACATAAATCTAGGATATGATGAGAGTCCAGGAGAAAAGGGTAACACTGGTTAAAGTGTTAGATCAGTGATAGCTTAGGAGAAGTGTTTGGTAAAGTAAACCATAGTCCTCTATGAACCAGGATTGCATGCaataatgaatgaattaatagaataattatttatttcagacaatccaGTCAAATTATAAATTGAATACAAGCAAATATTAtggataaataataatatgtaTAATTATATTGCTAATAATATATATCATTTAGTGATTATGtctgaatacttaaaaaaaagaggaatggaCAATCGTTGCTtacacagattttaatgcaATCGGCCATTTTTCTTATCCACTTATTCCTCATCAGGCTTTTGGGAGGTTGCTGGTATACATCTGTAGAGGTTCAGATAGGCGCCATCGCCCCTGTGGAGAAACAGGggcaaccctaaccctaattcATGCTATTAGAGCAAATACATCATCCCGATGTACAAGCAAAACCAATTTCCCAATAGATAGCAGCAAAGTCCTGCTGTACATTACATggtacaggtaaaaaaaaattcacatatttgttttttcttttcattgcaatcttttttttcttttttttttaccactcaACACTTAATCCATGGCAGACAAACCAAAGTTAAAAAGCATTTGCTTTCCTAAGTATCTTAAATCGATATGCAGGAAAAGCTGACAGTAAAGAATCACTTAGCCATGTCTACACTCGTATATTTCACCTGATAGTTTAAAGTCTGAGTGTTAATCCATGCCCCAATGTCATGTTTTAACCAATTTACGAATTTGGGACCTGCCGCTTTTACTCATTCATTGTTTTCTGTCCTCTCCAAGTGGTCGATCAGAATAAGAGACTCAAAGTTTGGACTGGCGCTGGTGATTGAAAGTTCACGACAGGTGAGCTCTTTGGGTTTTCCCTTCATAAAGGTTTTCCTCTTCGTTGCTTTGTGATAAACTAACAACggctaccttcttgtttcagagCGGAGGATATGTGCTTGGGTTTAAAATTGATCCGGTGGAGAAGCTTCAAGATGCTCTCAAAGAAATCAACTCTTTGCATAAAGTTTACTCTTCAAACCCCATCTTTGGCGTGGATTATGAAATGGAGGAAAAGGTGGGCAAATATAAATAGTTATATGCAtcacttttaaagttttaaggaCGTCTGGCTCTCAAGGATGACAGTAAAACCTGATCCAAACCAATGATTAGAAACTGCTGTCTTTCCCATACATTTCTTTATAGTCTTtcatgtaaagtgcattacaaaggTATCCACACCCCTAGCACTTTCCAGTGCTAGGAACATTACAGCTGTAATCATGAATGCATTTTAACTAGATATGTGGTAGACCCAAAAGAGACACATTGTAATGCCAGAGACGGAGGACACTATAATTCAGACAGGCAGCACGAGAGTTTTCAAAGGATTCGTTAAGAGTAAATGTTTCGATCTCTGTCGGGAAACGGAGAGAAAGGCAAGTGGCTGAAAAAAAACTCAGTGGAAAATAGCGAGCACTAACTAACTAAAAGCTACTAACTTTCTCAGAGGCCAGGAGGTTGTGGCGGATCTGATTTGTAGGTCCTAGTGCTCCGTCTGGGTGCAGGTA
This genomic interval carries:
- the bbs5 gene encoding Bardet-Biedl syndrome 5 protein homolog; its protein translation is MAASLDALWEDRDVRFDITAQQMKTRPGEVLIDCLDSIEDTKGNNGDRGRLLVTNLRIIWHSVALPRVNLSVGYNTIINITARTAQSRLKGLTEALYILTKSNNTRFEFIFTNLVVGSPRLFTSVIAVHRAYETSKMYRDLKLRAALIQDKQLRLLPREQVYDKINGVWNLSSDQGNLGTFFITNVRIVWHANINESFNISMPYLQIWSIRIRDSKFGLALVIESSRQSGGYVLGFKIDPVEKLQDALKEINSLHKVYSSNPIFGVDYEMEEKPQPLEELTVEQPPDDVEIEPDEQTDAFTAYFADGNKQQDREAVFSEELGLAIEKLKDGFTLQDLWEVIN